One genomic region from Populus nigra chromosome 8, ddPopNigr1.1, whole genome shotgun sequence encodes:
- the LOC133702418 gene encoding F-box protein At1g67340-like, whose protein sequence is MRTRRGLSYPRGAAVNACDTAAGKRAATTSYKRGRPDFAAGDYLVCRKKNRLISIQKTGETDLFDSLPDDLVISILCKLSSSASCPSDFINVLLTCKRLNGLGLHSLVLSKASPKTFAVKAKNWSDSAHRFLKLFADAGNVEACYTLGMIRFYCLQNRGSGASLMAKAAISSYAPALYSLAVIQFNGSGGSKSDKDLRAGVALCARAAFLGHIDALRELGHCLQDGYGVRQNVTEGRRFLVQANARELAAVLSKHNSGLPTRTWFSWNPHAHPNHRHPTGNGPSGCPLLSDFGCNVPAPESHPASRFMTEWFAIRGRSSGSGLRLCSHTGCGRSETRKHEFRRCSVCGAVNYCSRACQALDWKLRHKEGCAPVERWVDEDGEGGADGDDGGVDGDDADVMIES, encoded by the exons ATGAGAACACGGAGAGGGCTTTCTTATCCTAGAGGAGCAGCAGTAAACGCTTGTGATACAGCAGCAGGGAAGAGGGCGGCAACAACAAGTTATAAGAGAGGAAGACCTGATTTCGCCGCCGGAGATTACCTGGTTTGCCGGAAAAAGAATCGATTAATCTCAATTCAAAAAACCGGAGAGACCGACTTGTTTGATTCTTTACCCGATGATCTTGTCATTTCTATTCTCTGCAAGCTTAGCTCTTCTGCTTCTTGCCCCTCCGATTTCATCAACGTTTTACTTAC GTGCAAGAGACTAAATGGGTTGGGCCTTCATTCTCTAGTACTATCCAAAGCTTCGCCGAAAACATTTGCAGTCAAAGCCAAAAATTGGTCTGATTCTGCTCACCGTTTCCTCAAACTCTTCGCCGACGCTGGAAATGTTGAGGCTTGTTACACTCTTGGCATG ATTCGGTTTTACTGTTTACAAAACCGAGGGAGTGGAGCTTCTCTGATGGCAAAGGCAGCGATTAGCTCATACGCGCCTGCACTTTATTCCCTTGCTGTTATACAATTCAATGGAAGCGGTGGCTCTAAAAGCGACAAGGACCTTCGAGCCGGCGTTGCGCTGTGTGCACGCGCTGCCTTTCTTGGCCACATCGACGCCCTACGCGAGCTAGGACACTGCCTGCAAGACGGTTATGGTGTCCGTCAAAACGTAACAGAAGGACGGCGTTTCCTCGTCCAAGCAAACGCGCGTGAACTCGCGGCTGTTTTATCGAAACATAATTCTGGGCTCCCAACACGCACTTGGTTCTCGTGGAACCCACACGCGCATCCTAACCATCGTCACCCTACTGGGAATGGACCTAGCGGGTGCCCTTTATTGAGTGACTTTGGGTGTAATGTTCCAGCTCCTGAGAGTCATCCAGCCAGTCGTTTTATGACGGAATGGTTTGCTATTCGGGGCCGGTCTTCGGGTTCTGGTCTCCGTTTGTGCTCTCATACCGGTTGTGGGCGTTCCGAGACGAGAAAGCATGAGTTTAGACGGTGTTCTGTTTGTGGAGCTGTTAATTATTGTTCACGCGCCTGTCAAGCACTTGACTGGAAGCTCAGGCATAAAGAGGGGTGCGCCCCTGTTGAGCGGTGGGTCGATGAGGATGGTGAGGGTGGTGCAGACGGGGATGACGGTGGCGTGGATGGTGACGACGCCGATGTCATGATTGAGagctaa
- the LOC133701844 gene encoding F-box only protein 6-like, whose product MEEELAMLRQFIGQLVDLFNLYGSPLPPFDSLQFLHFHNQQQNNNNNNNNNRWCVLNLDDGSADDYCSLVMAAGKSRRFKMLEPGKPPASKKPRKERNRGKSLGTTSSNEVMQQEIWKEFPEDLFEAVIARLPIATFFRFRSVCQKWNSLLDSQSFSQHCAQVPQANPWFYTITHENVNSGAMYDPSLKKWHHPTISYLPTKMIVLPVASAGGLVCFLDIGHRNFYVCNPLTQSFKELPPRSVNVWSRVAVGMTLNGSAASGGYKILWVCCDGEYEVYDSLKNSWTRPGSMPAFIKLPLSLNFRSQAVSLGGALYFMRSDPEGIVSYDMVTGVWKQFVMPAPLHLSDPTLAECGGRIMLVGLLTKNAATCVCIWELQKMTLLWKEVDRMPNIWCLDFYGKHVRMTCLGNTGLLMLSLRSRQMNRLVSYNVVSREWLKVPGCLVPRGKKRQWIACGTAFNPCLTATT is encoded by the exons ATGGAAGAAGAGCTGGCCATGCTTAGGCAATTCATTGGTCAGCTTGTAGACCTTTTCAATCTCTACGGCTCTCCTCTCCCTCCTTTTGATTCTCTTCAATTCCTCCACTTCCACAACCAacaacaaaacaacaacaacaacaacaacaacaacag ATGGTGCGTCCTCAATCTTGATGATGGCTCTGCAGATGATTACTGTAGCCTTGTGATGGCGGCTGGAAAATCTAGAAGGTTCAAGATGTTGGAACCTGGCAAGCCTCCAGCCTCCAAGAAACCTCGAAAGGAGCGGAATCGAGGAAAATCACTTGGAACTACCAGTTCAAATGAGGTTATGCAACAAGAGATTTGGAAAGAATTCCCAGAAGACCTGTTTGAAGCCGTTATTGCTAGACTTCCAATTGCTACATTTTTCCGCTTCCGCTCGGTTTGTCAAAAATGGAACTCCTTGCTTGACTCTCAAAGTTTCTCTCAGCATTGTGCCCAAGTTCCACAAGCCAACCCCTGGTTTTACACCATCACTCATGAAAATGTGAATTCTGGAGCCATGTATGACCCTTCTTTGAAGAAATGGCATCACCCAACTATAAGTTACCTGCCAACAAAGATGATTGTCTTACCAGTTGCTTCTGCAGGGGGTCTCGTGTGCTTTCTTGACATTGGTCACAGAAACTTCTATGTCTGCAACCCTCTGACTCAATCTTTTAAAGAGCTGCCACCAAGGTCAGTGAATGTCTGGTCCCGTGTTGCTGTGGGGATGACTTTGAATGGCAGTGCAGCCAGTGGGGGCTACAAGATCTTGTGGGTGTGCTGTGATGGAGAGTATGAAGTTTACGACTCACTGAAAAATTCTTGGACCCGACCAGGAAGCATGCCCGCTTTTATAAAGCTACCCCTATCACTGAACTTCCGGTCACAAGCAGTTTCCCTTGGAGGTGCACTTTATTTCATGCGGTCAGATCCTGAAGGGATCGTGTCCTACGATATGGTTACTGGGGTTTGGAAGCAATTTGTTATGCCAGCCCCGCTCCATCTGAGTGATCCCACACTTGCAGAGTGTGGGGGGCGGATCATGCTCGTTGGCTTGCTAACAAAGAATGCAGCCACATGCGTGTGCATATGGGAGCTGCAGAAGATGACACTCTTGTGGAAGGAGGTTGACAGAATGCCAAACATATGGTGCTTAGATTTCTATGGAAAGCACGTTAGGATGACTTGCTTGGGCAACACAGGTTTGCTCATGCTGTCACTAAGATCAAGACAAATGAACCGACTAGTTAGTTACAATGTGGTGAGCAGGGAATGGCTCAAGGTTCCTGGTTGTTTGGTGCCACGTGGGAAAAAGCGGCAGTGGATTGCATGTGGCACTGCCTTCAATCCATGCTTGACTGCTACAACTTAG